ACTTTGTTGCATTTAGGAAATGTGTCTGGTTTTATCTTTGTTCGTTCCGTTCTAAATAACCTGTATAACTTTGTTGCATTTAGGGAATCGGCCTGGCTATATTTCTGTTTGTTTCGTTCTAAATAATCCGTATAACTTTGGATTGTGATCCGGTTTGATATTAATAATCAATTTGCATTAAAAGTTCATAAGTTAGCCCAAACATAACTGGAATACCCCTAAAATAGAGTAGAATAATTGAATATTGGAATTCCTGACTCTTAGCTTAAGCtcaataaactatttattttttcggAGAATAAAACTTGATAATTTAATCACCATTATTAATATTCTTTTTTAGTGTGCTTGTTAGGAGTAATATCATATATCAATCATGCTATTAAATTGTCtaaataatctaaattaattgatttcaaGCTTTTTATATAAACACCATACAAGAATTATAGGTAGTAACAAAATTGttacaataaatatattatttctaaTGTATTTTATTACATTGTTAATATTAAAACCAACATCATAAAAAATCACTATAATAATCTTATAAGATATCATTTGTGTTGTAGTGACATCTGCTAAGATGGATCACATTGAGCTAAGACATATACTTCTATTTACCTTTGGAATCCTTGgtaagttttttatttaaacaaaaaaaattgtcttttgttaaaaaaaaaaaaatcaaggcaAAACTTACAAATTGTGCATGAATTTTCTCTTTTGCAGGACTTCTTTTTCAGATTGTTGGCTATTTGGATCCACTGTAATAATCTTatctcttttaaaattttcttttcgCATACTATTTTATAACTAGTTACAACATGAACGGCTATAAAAGGCTCAACGGCCGCAACACGCCAAAACCTTTTCGattgttttgaaatttattcaaattttgtaaatttttcctAGTTTGACAAACTCGATGAAcatctatttattttttcaaaattaacttaattttattgtGCCTACGTGGCAATTGAATGTGTAATattgaaaaagaaattaaaaacaattgacaAATGTAAATGCCACATGATTTggataaatcaattttaaaaaatagtacattaattttggaaaattgaattgatttttattgaattgacataaattttcaacttttgaaaagtttaggtaGATTTCTAAAGaagtaaaaaatattgaacTTCTTTTTGGTACGACTAGaccttaaaaaatatttataattttctagAAGTAAAAAcatattcatattatttatctattaagtgttttttttcttcctaAATTGTCAGGAGCACTATTAGGAAAATGGTGCATGCAAAATCAACAACTGCTGTAACTGGGTTGCCTGCTATTTTTAGCCTTTTAAGCAGTCTTCTTTATGCATGGTACGAATTATGTATTTTTATCCTCACATTTAAACTCTTAAAGCCGGAATAATACTTAAAATTcgattataatattattagtctaatattaaaaatgaaattttattttgatctcATAATAGGTATGGGACTCCTCTTGTCTCTTCCAATAACCTTTTGGTGTGTCTTACCAACGGCATTGGAGCAGCCGTTTACTTGACATTTGTAGTTGTATATATAGTTTACTCTACAAATGTCGAGAGGGTGAGGACGGTTTCCACATTAGTCCTCACCATCATGACTTGGTTGACAATAGCACTTCCTTCTCTATTTATTTCTGATAACAAGGAGAAGAAATTATTCTGCGGTTCTTTTGCTGCTATCGGCTCTGCAATCGCAGCTGCCACCCCTTTTAGCATCTTAGTAAGTCAAtgcaaatttattttcttacatATATTACCATCTGATCAATTGTTTACAAAGCCAATTAAAAGTAATAGTACTTGAGTTATGAAATTAGATATATCTAATATGGATTACTTCATGATCAAGTAATACAATTTTGagcattttgataaattaaatgtaGAGGACTGTGGTGATGACACGGGATGCTGGGCAACTATCATCTTTTTCAACAATATTCACAATGCTTTCTACCTTAGCCTGGTCAGCTTACGGTTTCATGCATGTTGATCCTTTTGTCATTGTAAGATTTACAAATCACTACATGTGTGTAtttacttaattattttattttcttatgtgaaaattaaacaaataataatacaCATTACATGATTGTAGATTCCCAACCTCTACGGTTGCGGTGTTTCTATTATTCAGCTCCTCCTCATACGGTTGTATCCTACTGAAGGGCATGAGACTGATACTGAGATGATTGGACACGACATGTATTTGATAGATCCAGAACTTGAGGATGGCGAGGACTTGCATGTTATAGATATTGACGAGTCCATGCAGCCTGCTGGTGAGTTTGAGGAACAATATGACATTATTGAGCAGCACGAGCAGACTATTAGTGAGATCGAGATTGTTGAAGAACTTGAACAGATTGTTACAGACAATGAAGAGCCGGAGAAGAATATTGGAGAAATCCAACCAGCAGGGACCTGAGAACAATCTCTCGTAATAATAAGTAACTAATGTATGATTTACTGACTTTGGTTTGAATTTTACTTCATAATTAATTGCTCAATTTACAATGGATTTGCAGTACTGATGTTTTTGATTTCACATTCCATGCTAGACTTAAtagaaatatttatgattttatatttttttcttttaatttttttccttctAAATTAGCCTAATTTAATAAGAAGCAAAACACTTAAACATTAACGTATTTTATTTAGGCACtgtgttttattattatgtccGGGACTGGCCGGTTCAACGGTTGCACCGGCAACCGTTCACATGTCCGGTCCGATTGACCCAGTTCAACCGGATCAAACCAGATTGAACCGGAAACTGAAAAATTGAATTGGACCGGACGGTTCTacatattttgatttataatttggtttGATGACCGATTCTATATATTTTCATGTTTTGCATAAGTAGATTACAtgtgaaattcaaaatttatcacttaaataaatacaaattctACATAAttgaagaacaaaaataaaatttcaagaaagttttaaatataatcACAAAATTATGGTTAATTGTTGGGCTTTCTATTTGTGGTGATTTTGCCTTTTATTGGTAGTAGACATAATtcaaaactttttatatttaattttttccccttaattcaattaatttagccatattaaaagcaaatcgtTTGGATCTTTGATAATATATTTCTTTCTATATCAATAGCAAATCATTTGAGTAATTATATTTCtttcttactttattttaatctttagATATTAGGGGCATAATTTTGGTACCAattcaaaactaaaataaaataaccggCAGAGGTATAGTGGGATGCTTAAAATTGTGTCTCAAAATCTTAattaaccggttgaaccggcgGTTGAACCAAAAATTAATGGACACATCAGTTTAACTGccggttcgatttttaaaacaccgaTTATGTTATCATCTATAGGGTTAAACacataatttattgttactgTTTCTCCtctttctgaatttttttttctttcaacatCTAATATTGGTGTCTCActcaattttatctcaaaacaGTTGCAAGCAAATCAGGATGCAAAAATGCTAGTGAATTGAGTAATGGAGAAATTGCTGTGCAGTCTGAATATATGGAAAAGATACTTAAATTTAAGTGTTTTACTTATTATCAAATAAGGCAAATAATGCCTAATTGTTAAATGAGTAGTAATGTCCAAAATTAAACAACTGCTCTGGCCTTATAAAAAGCTGATCTGGTAATATCATTAtccgaaaaaaaatcaatgcaTGCggttgttttatataaaaaataattattatacatgtgatatTACTTATtagtagaaaaaaatataacaatgaTTAATATCTTATAATCCCTTATTTGGTTGAAGTACTAACACAATATATTTGCAAtcacatttattttataattcattTACATTAATTAAGTGGGTTTTTTTTGGTTTCCGTCATCCTGAGATCCAATCACTAAATGTTCATCGGAAACAGAGGTTctcacagacggcgccaaataatAAACCTAGAGATGGAGTGAGGTTTATGGTTCTATCAAATCTATGTGAGGTTTATGACCATACCAGATCTGTTGTATTAGACAAACGAAGGAAACGACAAAAGGTGAACTTTGAGGTTTGGACCCCGAATTCACTCCGACGCTTAAATCAGTATGGTACTGGTTGAGAGCAACAAATGTGTGTAAAATGTAAAGGAATGAGATGGTTATCCTTTTATAGGCTTTTCCGcatgtttttcttcttttataatTAGGTATTTAGTTAGAATTTTAAtgatatttaattatagttaattagacttaattatagttaaatttCGTAGTTAGATAACCcactcttcttttttttttttatggagaGTTTTTTAACCGTTTGTTAAAGGGTTGGATATTTTGTTGCACATAATACAAAACATTAGAAAGCATGCTTTGTTCTCTTTAACAACCAaaatatagtattatttattaagaGAAAAGATGATAAATTATTGATACTAGAGTGCAACAAGATACACAAATTTAGCAGGCTTTCAAGTGCAATTTCCGCCATTTTGGACATCTGAGTTGCTTCAATCATCGGATGTCTTAAACCCGTTGAGGTTTAAAGCATCATCACAACAAAACCCAATCCAAATAGGTACGcaacaaaaagaaaatggaCGTGCGACGATATTTGTTGTCGGATCAACAGCTGCACTTACTGTACTAACCCTCGCAGCACGGCAATTTCCGCTCATGAGTATCACTCCTATAATGAAGATAACAATCACATGCTTATTTACTATCAAACCCATAAttttttagtcaaacgtttttCAATTGTTGTCTTGTTGTTTGTTTTACTTGAGAAGATGTgtggtttatatttatatatatacaaaactGGCCTATGACGAACGTATTTTCGGTGTCAGATTCTATTCCCACTGGCAAATGCATAAATTATaggaaaaaaataacaaattgtGTATGCAAAaggaaatatattaaatttaaaatcattatatTTATGAATAGTAAACTATGGATGATAATAATATTACTCATATTTACATATATTGAATGAAAGCTactttattaagaaaaattatgatataataCACTAGTTTAAATGTTATTTGGCCCACCATTTTATATCACTTTCAATATTTATTCTTGCATTACATTATTTCATTCGTCcaatttccttttaaaaatatatattttaaaactaatataTCCACTCTTTTATTGCCATATCAGGTGAGTTAAAGAAAATGGATTAAAATTGAGGGTTATATAATATTACTCCTAGTTTACTGATACGCCATGTtggtataaataaattatagaaacTATTTAAGATTCTTCTAcaatttaacattaattttgtttactttaatgcttttttaataattggaaagaaaaaatatttatggaaagatatgtttaatttaattaatatttgaattttcatttttcatagaTTGAACCAAAAAGTTTCTTTTTGATGAATTGAACCAAATAAGTTATTTGTAAGTAAGTTTGCTCCTCCCCCAAAATCGTATTGTTAATTGTGCGTAAGCTTTGACATGCGGTGTTTAGCCATTTCTCATGGCGGTTTTATTTCCGGATCAAATTTTTATAGGGGCAGTGCAATTTTCTAATTTTGGATCTTACTATCCCATAAATATTAGgcttctatttttcttttttttagttatatttttatttctaaattagCCTAATATAATAAGAAGCAAAACACTAAACATTAATGTATTTTATTAGAACtgtgttttattattatgtccagtattttaaaaatcggcTGGTTCAATTGGTTGAAATGACAACCAGCCATGTCCGGTCCGATTGATCCGAAGAGCCGGAAATTTGGTTCAACCGGATCAAACCGGACTGAACCGAAAACCAGATTGGACTGGACGGTTCTACATatttcgatttataatttgatttgatgaCCGATTTAACAAAAAACTTCTTTGTCAGTAAAGCTAACACTGCTCTATATATTTTAATGTGTTGCTTAGGTATATTCCAtgtgaaattcaaaatttctcacttaaaaaagttcaaattctACATAATTGAAGAgcaaacataaaattttaaaaatgttttatatatgatCATGAAATCATGGCTAATTGTTGGGCTTTTTATTGGTAGTAAACATAATTCAAACTTTTatgtcatttttttctttccttaatttaattaatttagcaatattaaaaataaattgtttggatttttgattatatatttctttctatatcaatagaaaattatttgcatttttctgatatttatatttctttccctttttaattttagcaataGTAGGACAAATCATTTGAGTAATTATGTTTCTTTCTTATTTTACTTTAATCTTAGTACATTAGGGGCAGATTTTTGGTACCAACTCAAAACCAAAATAGAATAACCGGCAGAGGTATAATGGAGTGCTTAAAATTGTCTCTTAAAATCTTAATTAACCGGTTCTACCGGTGGTCGAACCGAAAATCAATGGACATAGCGGTTTAACTACTGATTCGGTTTTTTAAACACTAATTATATCATTATCTACAAGGCTAAACacataatttattgttactaTTTCTCCTCTTCCTGAAATTTTCTTTCATTTAACATCTAATATTGGTGGCTCAgtcaattttatctcaaaacCCGTTGCAAGCAAATCAGGATGCAAAAATGCAAGTGAATTGACTCGAAATCTACTCTTAATAGAGAAACTGCTCTGCAGTCTGAATATATGGAAAAGATACTCAAATTTAAGTTTTTACTTATTACCAAATAAGGCAAATAATGCCTAATTATTAAAGGAGTAGTAatgttcaaaattaaaaaactgcTATGACCATGTAAAAAGCTGATCTGATTATATTGctattgttttatataaaatataattattacatATGTGATAGTACTTatctaagagcatctccaatggagTGCTAtcttttatgctaaatttagcatgaaaaagtgCTATGTTATAAATAGCATAGCATTCTAATTTTTTCTCCAATGCACAAAGTTACAAATaagtgttataattatttattaagataattatctctgaattttattagtttctaattattttataaatttttaaacaaaaattaatgtaattttctttttgatataaaaatgagctttttcaaaagaaataattataaGAATCGATGAACTATATAAAaatactttatatattttttttattatattgatatatggtctactattaaaaaatcaaatcgagaccgtaaaattaaattgaagcacaaaatttaaaatgaagaaagtaaaaagataaaaaaatattaaaataataaatacaaaaaaattaatcgtgtaaattgtaattaataaataaatgctATTGGTTGTTatagtttagcatatgctatagtctgtgctaaatttagcacgtgatatagcatatgctaaatttagcacaaactATAGCACTGCATTGGAGTTGCATTTTAAGACTTAATGCTAAATTATAGTATTAGCACTCCATTTTAGCATTACATTGGAGATGCTCAGAAAAAAATATAGCAATGATTAATATCTTATAATCCTTTATTTGGTTGAAGTTTATTTTgtactaaaaaatatatttgcaattacatttattttataattcattTACATTAATTAGAGCAACTCTAATTGTCATACCTCGCCTTACTTAGCACGAGATTGacggttatttaaaatatatttatatcaaaatcaacattttaaaaacgtgttttataaataattaagcagAAATATATGAAAACCTTTTAtacaacattttaattaaaccacTGTATGAAAACTAAGTATTGTTACAAACTTTTGTAcatataattcaaaatatatatttaggtacaaataagtttattctaaacaaaaacatcaaggcatctcaaaactcggagatgtggccaacctctatgtctcaagcCCAAACTCTAAGCCCAACTCCCTCTCTAGTCAATTGTACTGTAGATTGCCTTGCtaactgaaaaggttttaaaacaactaaaatgagcgaaagctcagtgaatagacataacaagcataaaacatttatatacttaaagtaagTATATCATATAGTAACGAATACTTACAACAcaaaacatttttaatgttcatctcaaaagcatttacaaatataaacgatatcaaaacaatttcacttcaaatatgaaatgtagttcgtatcaatcatcaattataacattgatatattaccctgcaacaataatataaaccatagacctgtaatcaggaacacaacactgatctacagtctaaccaacatatctaggaacacttgatggctaacccttctccatcattagcacggctcagcccttctcccttcactgaccatcaatcaagtggcctgtgtcaaatgcgcatagacactcacaatatctcacatgtgcatataactatctcagcacataaccagatgcatatcacaactcagcacctccCAAATATATTGTTACAGAGTAGCCATATCACATAAAAGAAATCTCAATTCATTTTATCAAAACTTAATacaattcaataataaaaccatttcaaattctCATTCAAAGTTAACCGAATCAAACGACTattgaatttccgaaggtattACACATTCATAAACAAATACTCATTATATCAAAAGCATCAAAGCTTtactaaaatcaaacaattatatAGATTCAATTCAAAACTTCTTTCATTTTATACAACATTTGCCAAAGgtagtatttgaaatatttaaacaaggcatttcatcgaacacctttcgtgcattccaaaacaaccatttaaaacacaataaaccttaacattttgaatatcaaaatagcatattgatttcagtagcaagggctagtatatctactcaccacACAACAACCAAACTAGTCCAAAATATCGTCAAAAGCTGCCTTACTTTCTACTTGCACTGTCGTTGCCAAAACGAGCACCTAAATGAGTCATGTAAATCAGAAAACACCATCACAATCACATATACATACTTATACATATATCTAATACTGATTTGACCTAAATTCAGATCCTACAAATGTATTTCTATATGATTTATGCATGATTATAAACTTAGTACCAAATCTGCCTTAATAGGCATAACATTAAGCCTCTATTCAAACATGTCATGTGAATAGTATAGACAGAATTTTAATAAACCCTCCGGTGAACTTTTAGCCCTTTGAGTCtagaatccaaatcaaaaagAATTTCATGATTTCAAAATATAAGCAATGAGTTATTCCAGTTTTAGTGAGGTGTGCTCAGACTGTCTTCACAGCTGAAGCAATAAAATGTCGCGGTCGTTTTAGATATTACTATGACAGAATAAGATCAAACTCAAAGAACAAAAGTTGTAGTAGATACTCTAAAGTTTCTGTGAAATCATGAATTACTcgatttggagttatagaactcGACTTATGTGCAAAATACAGAAGCTAAATTTTCTGTCACAAAACAGAACAAGGTACAAAGTGATATACTTCAACTCAAAGACACAAATGGATAAAGAAACTTACCAATTCGATTTTCCACTCTTCCTAAAGCCTTAAAACATGGAGAATTGAAGTTTATATTCTGAAATGAAGTTAGGTCTTGGAGGAATTCGAATTTCTCTCTTAGGTTTTTAGGTTATATGATAAATATCAATAAAGAGGTTCCTTTTAACTTATACATAAGACTTGTTTTATGTAAGATAAAATGGATAATTGTAACATATGGTGCATAAAGAATAAATAATGTTCCCTTTGGTCCTTTAGTAATTCTATAAGTTTCATTTAACCCACAAAGTTTCAATTCATTTCAATAAACGAAATCAGCTTAGTTTACCAACGAGCTTAAATTTCAATCGAGTCCTATAAATTCTCAA
This window of the Mercurialis annua linkage group LG5, ddMerAnnu1.2, whole genome shotgun sequence genome carries:
- the LOC126681672 gene encoding bidirectional sugar transporter SWEET1-like, which codes for MTKPKDLDIEYLERHLHLGNLSGNVSGFIFVRSVLNNLYNFVAFRESAWLYFLTSAKMDHIELRHILLFTFGILGLLFQIVGYLDPLSTIRKMVHAKSTTAVTGLPAIFSLLSSLLYAWYGTPLVSSNNLLVCLTNGIGAAVYLTFVVVYIVYSTNVERVRTVSTLVLTIMTWLTIALPSLFISDNKEKKLFCGSFAAIGSAIAAATPFSILRTVVMTRDAGQLSSFSTIFTMLSTLAWSAYGFMHVDPFVIIPNLYGCGVSIIQLLLIRLYPTEGHETDTEMIGHDMYLIDPELEDGEDLHVIDIDESMQPAGEFEEQYDIIEQHEQTISEIEIVEELEQIVTDNEEPEKNIGEIQPAGT